A single genomic interval of Puntigrus tetrazona isolate hp1 chromosome 1, ASM1883169v1, whole genome shotgun sequence harbors:
- the wu:fa56d06 gene encoding uncharacterized protein wu:fa56d06 isoform X2, with protein MRSLLCEGHIRMLRVLLLLLAASGLHARPLHRFPNGRLKQIGPQMVQDEHRDNSVLKLTNTDVKPMKQLPVPAEFCRQGTEPSRRFLMDLNTGMIKHGVGEMNRRVSGLDEFRQGTEKQMHTLQELRMRPVMRSQYSAQSEKHEQRAIPDEVYRKGTDASQNILMDLNTGLLKEHRDETDRRSAGSKWEVVSEHEDIRSQDSSQPKENHKAVPVEIRRQGTEPSRRILIDTNTGMPKEQLGEMNRRVSGFYNPGPIEKRQGTEPSRRFLMDMDTGMLKHEVSEMNRRVSGFYNPPAYEMKKGTQNSHATLVDPRTGQIMPSLTELQRSAAPLDEFRQGTEYQPYILQELRSSALHKQGSEPSRNLLMNTNAGLRKEHTAKWEVVSEHEDIRSQDPSQPKENHKAVPVEIRRQGTEPSRRILIDTNTGMPKEQLGEMNRRVSGFYNPGPIEKRQGTEPSRRFLMDMDTGMLKHEVGEMNRRVSGFYNPPAYEMKKGTQNSHATLVDPRTGQIKPSLTELQRSAAPLDEFRQGTEYQPYILQELRSSALHKQGSEPSRNLLMNTNASLLKEHQNKKDSSRHKENHKAVPVEIRRQGTEPSRRILIDTNTGMPKEQLGEMNRRVSGFYNPGPIEKRQGTEPSRRFLMDMDTGMLKHEVGEMNRRVSGFYNPPSYEMKKGTQNSHATLVDPRTGQIMPSLTELQRSAAPLDEFRQGTEYQPHTLQELRMHDIMTAGGRRLAAFIQTA; from the exons ATGAGATCCTTGTTGTGTGAG GGTCATATCAGGATGCTCAGGGTCTTGCTGCTCCTGCTGGCTGCGTCTG GTCTCCACGCAAGACCACTGCACCGATTCCCAAATGGTAGATTAAAACAAATAGGGCCACAAATGGTCCAAGATGAACACAGGGATAACTCAGTTCTGAAGCTCACGAACACTGATGTGAAACCCATGAAGCAATTACCAGTTCCCGCTGAGTTCTGCAGGCAGGGAACAGAACCTTCCAGACGCTTCCTGATGGATCTGAACACTGGGATGATCAAGCATGGAGTTGGTGAAATGAACAGAAGAGTTTCGGGAT TGGATGAGTTCAGGCAAGGCACTGAGAAGCAGATGCACACCCTGCAGGAGCTCAGGATGCGTCCCGTGATGAGATCGCAGTACAGCGCTCAGAGCGAAAAACACGAGCAGAGAGCGATCCCTGACGAGGTCTACAGAAAAGGCACTGACGCATCCCAGAATATCCTGATGGACCTGAACACCGGTCTGCTCAAAGAACACAGGGACGAGACGGACAGGAGATCAGCCGGCT CTAAATGGGAAGTGGTTTCTGAGCATGAGGACATAAGAAGCCAAGACTCTTCTCAACCTAAGGAGAACCACAAAGCAGTTCCTGTTGAGATCCGCAGACAGGGCACAGAACCTTCCAGACGGATCCTGATCGACACAAACACTGGGATGCCCAAGGAGCAACTCGGCGAAATGAACAGAAGAGTTTCCGgct TCTACAATCCAGGCCCTATTGAGAAGAGACAGGGAACAGAACCTTCCAGACGATTCCTGATGGACATGGACACTGGGATGCTCAAGCACGAAGTTAGCGAAATGAACAGAAGAGTTTCTGGCT TCTACAATCCTCCAGCTTACGAGATGAAGAAGGGAACCCAGAATTCTCACGCCACTCTCGTGGATCCCAGAACAGGACAAATAATGCCATCTCTAACAGAGCTGCAGAGGAGCGCTGCTCCAT TGGATGAGTTCAGACAAGGCACTGAGTACCAGCCGTACATCCTACAGGAGCTCAGATCGAGTGCGCTGCACAAACAAGGCTCTGAACCTTCCAGAAACCTCCTGATGAATACGAACGCCGGTCTACGTAAAGAACACA CAGCTAAATGGGAAGTGGTTTCTGAGCATGAGGACATAAGAAGCCAAGACCCTTCTCAACCTAAGGAGAACCACAAAGCAGTTCCTGTTGAGATCCGCAGACAGGGCACAGAACCTTCCAGACGGATCCTGATCGACACAAACACTGGGATGCCCAAGGAGCAACTCGGCGAAATGAACAGAAGAGTTTCTGGCT TCTACAATCCAGGCCCTATTGAGAAGAGACAGGGAACCGAACCTTCCAGACGATTCCTGATGGACATGGACACTGGGATGCTCAAGCACGAAGTTGGCGAAATGAACAGAAGGGTTTCTGGCT TCTACAATCCTCCAGCTTACGAGATGAAGAAGGGAACCCAGAATTCTCACGCCACTCTCGTGGATCCCAGAACAGGACAAATAAAGCCATCTCTAACAGAGCTGCAGAGGAGCGCTGCACCAT TGGATGAGTTCAGACAAGGCACTGAGTACCAGCCGTACATCCTACAGGAGCTCAGATCGAGTGCGCTGCACAAACAAGGCTCTGAACCTTCCAGAAACCTCCTGATGAATACGAACGCCAGTCTACTTAAagaacaccaaaataaaaaggACTCTTCTAGACATAAGGAGAACCACAAAGCAGTTCCTGTTGAGATCCGCAGACAGGGCACAGAACCTTCCAGACGGATCCTGATCGACACAAACACTGGGATGCCCAAGGAGCAACTCGGCGAAATGAACAGAAGAGTTTCTGGCT TCTATAATCCAGGCCCTATTGAGAAGAGACAGGGAACAGAACCTTCCAGGCGATTCCTGATGGACATGGACACCGGGATGCTCAAGCACGAAGTTGGCGAAATGAACAGAAGGGTTTCTGGCT tCTACAATCCTCCATCTTACGAGATGAAGAAGGGAACCCAGAATTCTCACGCCACTCTCGTGGATCCCAGAACTGGACAAATAATGCCATCTCTAACAGAGCTGCAGAGGAGCGCTGCACCAT TGGATGAGTTCAGACAAGGCACCGAATACCAGCCGCACACCCTGCAGGAGCTCAGGATGCACGACATT atgaCAGCTGGCGGACGACGTTTGGCTGCGTTCATACAGACTGCATGA
- the wu:fa56d06 gene encoding uncharacterized protein wu:fa56d06 isoform X7, whose protein sequence is MRSLLCEGHIRMLRVLLLLLAASGLHARPLHRFPNGRLKQIGPQMVQDEHRDNSVLKLTNTDVKPMKQLPVPAEFCRQGTEPSRRFLMDLNTGMIKHGVGEMNRRVSGLDEFRQGTEKQMHTLQELRMRPVMRSQYSAQSEKHEQRAIPDEVYRKGTDASQNILMDLNTGLLKEHRDETDRRSAGSAKWEVVSEHEDIRSQDSSQPKENHKAVPVEIRRQGTEPSRRILIDTNTGMPKEQLGEMNRRVSGFYNPGPIEKRQGTEPSRRFLMDMDTGMLKHEVSEMNRRVSGFYNPPAYEMKKGTQNSHATLVDPRTGQIMPSLTELQRSAAPLDEFRQGTEYQPYILQELRSSALHKQGSEPSRNLLMNTNAGLRKEHTAKWEVVSEHEDIRSQDPSQPKENHKAVPVEIRRQGTEPSRRILIDTNTGMPKEQLGEMNRRVSGFYNPGPIEKRQGTEPSRRFLMDMDTGMLKHEVGEMNRRVSGFYNPGPIEKRQGTEPSRRFLMDMDTGMLKHEVGEMNRRVSGFYNPPSYEMKKGTQNSHATLVDPRTGQIMPSLTELQRSAAPLDEFRQGTEYQPHTLQELRMHDIMTAGGRRLAAFIQTA, encoded by the exons ATGAGATCCTTGTTGTGTGAG GGTCATATCAGGATGCTCAGGGTCTTGCTGCTCCTGCTGGCTGCGTCTG GTCTCCACGCAAGACCACTGCACCGATTCCCAAATGGTAGATTAAAACAAATAGGGCCACAAATGGTCCAAGATGAACACAGGGATAACTCAGTTCTGAAGCTCACGAACACTGATGTGAAACCCATGAAGCAATTACCAGTTCCCGCTGAGTTCTGCAGGCAGGGAACAGAACCTTCCAGACGCTTCCTGATGGATCTGAACACTGGGATGATCAAGCATGGAGTTGGTGAAATGAACAGAAGAGTTTCGGGAT TGGATGAGTTCAGGCAAGGCACTGAGAAGCAGATGCACACCCTGCAGGAGCTCAGGATGCGTCCCGTGATGAGATCGCAGTACAGCGCTCAGAGCGAAAAACACGAGCAGAGAGCGATCCCTGACGAGGTCTACAGAAAAGGCACTGACGCATCCCAGAATATCCTGATGGACCTGAACACCGGTCTGCTCAAAGAACACAGGGACGAGACGGACAGGAGATCAGCCGGCT CAGCTAAATGGGAAGTGGTTTCTGAGCATGAGGACATAAGAAGCCAAGACTCTTCTCAACCTAAGGAGAACCACAAAGCAGTTCCTGTTGAGATCCGCAGACAGGGCACAGAACCTTCCAGACGGATCCTGATCGACACAAACACTGGGATGCCCAAGGAGCAACTCGGCGAAATGAACAGAAGAGTTTCCGgct TCTACAATCCAGGCCCTATTGAGAAGAGACAGGGAACAGAACCTTCCAGACGATTCCTGATGGACATGGACACTGGGATGCTCAAGCACGAAGTTAGCGAAATGAACAGAAGAGTTTCTGGCT TCTACAATCCTCCAGCTTACGAGATGAAGAAGGGAACCCAGAATTCTCACGCCACTCTCGTGGATCCCAGAACAGGACAAATAATGCCATCTCTAACAGAGCTGCAGAGGAGCGCTGCTCCAT TGGATGAGTTCAGACAAGGCACTGAGTACCAGCCGTACATCCTACAGGAGCTCAGATCGAGTGCGCTGCACAAACAAGGCTCTGAACCTTCCAGAAACCTCCTGATGAATACGAACGCCGGTCTACGTAAAGAACACA CAGCTAAATGGGAAGTGGTTTCTGAGCATGAGGACATAAGAAGCCAAGACCCTTCTCAACCTAAGGAGAACCACAAAGCAGTTCCTGTTGAGATCCGCAGACAGGGCACAGAACCTTCCAGACGGATCCTGATCGACACAAACACTGGGATGCCCAAGGAGCAACTCGGCGAAATGAACAGAAGAGTTTCTGGCT TCTACAATCCAGGCCCTATTGAGAAGAGACAGGGAACCGAACCTTCCAGACGATTCCTGATGGACATGGACACTGGGATGCTCAAGCACGAAGTTGGCGAAATGAACAGAAGGGTTTCTGGCT TCTATAATCCAGGCCCTATTGAGAAGAGACAGGGAACAGAACCTTCCAGGCGATTCCTGATGGACATGGACACCGGGATGCTCAAGCACGAAGTTGGCGAAATGAACAGAAGGGTTTCTGGCT tCTACAATCCTCCATCTTACGAGATGAAGAAGGGAACCCAGAATTCTCACGCCACTCTCGTGGATCCCAGAACTGGACAAATAATGCCATCTCTAACAGAGCTGCAGAGGAGCGCTGCACCAT TGGATGAGTTCAGACAAGGCACCGAATACCAGCCGCACACCCTGCAGGAGCTCAGGATGCACGACATT atgaCAGCTGGCGGACGACGTTTGGCTGCGTTCATACAGACTGCATGA
- the wu:fa56d06 gene encoding uncharacterized protein wu:fa56d06 isoform X1: MRSLLCEGHIRMLRVLLLLLAASGLHARPLHRFPNGRLKQIGPQMVQDEHRDNSVLKLTNTDVKPMKQLPVPAEFCRQGTEPSRRFLMDLNTGMIKHGVGEMNRRVSGLDEFRQGTEKQMHTLQELRMRPVMRSQYSAQSEKHEQRAIPDEVYRKGTDASQNILMDLNTGLLKEHRDETDRRSAGSAKWEVVSEHEDIRSQDSSQPKENHKAVPVEIRRQGTEPSRRILIDTNTGMPKEQLGEMNRRVSGFYNPGPIEKRQGTEPSRRFLMDMDTGMLKHEVSEMNRRVSGFYNPPAYEMKKGTQNSHATLVDPRTGQIMPSLTELQRSAAPLDEFRQGTEYQPYILQELRSSALHKQGSEPSRNLLMNTNAGLRKEHTAKWEVVSEHEDIRSQDPSQPKENHKAVPVEIRRQGTEPSRRILIDTNTGMPKEQLGEMNRRVSGFYNPGPIEKRQGTEPSRRFLMDMDTGMLKHEVGEMNRRVSGFYNPPAYEMKKGTQNSHATLVDPRTGQIKPSLTELQRSAAPLDEFRQGTEYQPYILQELRSSALHKQGSEPSRNLLMNTNASLLKEHQNKKDSSRHKENHKAVPVEIRRQGTEPSRRILIDTNTGMPKEQLGEMNRRVSGFYNPGPIEKRQGTEPSRRFLMDMDTGMLKHEVGEMNRRVSGFYNPPSYEMKKGTQNSHATLVDPRTGQIMPSLTELQRSAAPLDEFRQGTEYQPHTLQELRMHDIMTAGGRRLAAFIQTA, from the exons ATGAGATCCTTGTTGTGTGAG GGTCATATCAGGATGCTCAGGGTCTTGCTGCTCCTGCTGGCTGCGTCTG GTCTCCACGCAAGACCACTGCACCGATTCCCAAATGGTAGATTAAAACAAATAGGGCCACAAATGGTCCAAGATGAACACAGGGATAACTCAGTTCTGAAGCTCACGAACACTGATGTGAAACCCATGAAGCAATTACCAGTTCCCGCTGAGTTCTGCAGGCAGGGAACAGAACCTTCCAGACGCTTCCTGATGGATCTGAACACTGGGATGATCAAGCATGGAGTTGGTGAAATGAACAGAAGAGTTTCGGGAT TGGATGAGTTCAGGCAAGGCACTGAGAAGCAGATGCACACCCTGCAGGAGCTCAGGATGCGTCCCGTGATGAGATCGCAGTACAGCGCTCAGAGCGAAAAACACGAGCAGAGAGCGATCCCTGACGAGGTCTACAGAAAAGGCACTGACGCATCCCAGAATATCCTGATGGACCTGAACACCGGTCTGCTCAAAGAACACAGGGACGAGACGGACAGGAGATCAGCCGGCT CAGCTAAATGGGAAGTGGTTTCTGAGCATGAGGACATAAGAAGCCAAGACTCTTCTCAACCTAAGGAGAACCACAAAGCAGTTCCTGTTGAGATCCGCAGACAGGGCACAGAACCTTCCAGACGGATCCTGATCGACACAAACACTGGGATGCCCAAGGAGCAACTCGGCGAAATGAACAGAAGAGTTTCCGgct TCTACAATCCAGGCCCTATTGAGAAGAGACAGGGAACAGAACCTTCCAGACGATTCCTGATGGACATGGACACTGGGATGCTCAAGCACGAAGTTAGCGAAATGAACAGAAGAGTTTCTGGCT TCTACAATCCTCCAGCTTACGAGATGAAGAAGGGAACCCAGAATTCTCACGCCACTCTCGTGGATCCCAGAACAGGACAAATAATGCCATCTCTAACAGAGCTGCAGAGGAGCGCTGCTCCAT TGGATGAGTTCAGACAAGGCACTGAGTACCAGCCGTACATCCTACAGGAGCTCAGATCGAGTGCGCTGCACAAACAAGGCTCTGAACCTTCCAGAAACCTCCTGATGAATACGAACGCCGGTCTACGTAAAGAACACA CAGCTAAATGGGAAGTGGTTTCTGAGCATGAGGACATAAGAAGCCAAGACCCTTCTCAACCTAAGGAGAACCACAAAGCAGTTCCTGTTGAGATCCGCAGACAGGGCACAGAACCTTCCAGACGGATCCTGATCGACACAAACACTGGGATGCCCAAGGAGCAACTCGGCGAAATGAACAGAAGAGTTTCTGGCT TCTACAATCCAGGCCCTATTGAGAAGAGACAGGGAACCGAACCTTCCAGACGATTCCTGATGGACATGGACACTGGGATGCTCAAGCACGAAGTTGGCGAAATGAACAGAAGGGTTTCTGGCT TCTACAATCCTCCAGCTTACGAGATGAAGAAGGGAACCCAGAATTCTCACGCCACTCTCGTGGATCCCAGAACAGGACAAATAAAGCCATCTCTAACAGAGCTGCAGAGGAGCGCTGCACCAT TGGATGAGTTCAGACAAGGCACTGAGTACCAGCCGTACATCCTACAGGAGCTCAGATCGAGTGCGCTGCACAAACAAGGCTCTGAACCTTCCAGAAACCTCCTGATGAATACGAACGCCAGTCTACTTAAagaacaccaaaataaaaaggACTCTTCTAGACATAAGGAGAACCACAAAGCAGTTCCTGTTGAGATCCGCAGACAGGGCACAGAACCTTCCAGACGGATCCTGATCGACACAAACACTGGGATGCCCAAGGAGCAACTCGGCGAAATGAACAGAAGAGTTTCTGGCT TCTATAATCCAGGCCCTATTGAGAAGAGACAGGGAACAGAACCTTCCAGGCGATTCCTGATGGACATGGACACCGGGATGCTCAAGCACGAAGTTGGCGAAATGAACAGAAGGGTTTCTGGCT tCTACAATCCTCCATCTTACGAGATGAAGAAGGGAACCCAGAATTCTCACGCCACTCTCGTGGATCCCAGAACTGGACAAATAATGCCATCTCTAACAGAGCTGCAGAGGAGCGCTGCACCAT TGGATGAGTTCAGACAAGGCACCGAATACCAGCCGCACACCCTGCAGGAGCTCAGGATGCACGACATT atgaCAGCTGGCGGACGACGTTTGGCTGCGTTCATACAGACTGCATGA
- the wu:fa56d06 gene encoding uncharacterized protein wu:fa56d06 isoform X6: MRSLLCEGHIRMLRVLLLLLAASGLHARPLHRFPNGRLKQIGPQMVQDEHRDNSVLKLTNTDVKPMKQLPVPAEFCRQGTEPSRRFLMDLNTGMIKHGVGEMNRRVSGLDEFRQGTEKQMHTLQELRMRPVMRSQYSAQSEKHEQRAIPDEVYRKGTDASQNILMDLNTGLLKEHRDETDRRSAGSAKWEVVSEHEDIRSQDSSQPKENHKAVPVEIRRQGTEPSRRILIDTNTGMPKEQLGEMNRRVSGFYNPGPIEKRQGTEPSRRFLMDMDTGMLKHEVSEMNRRVSGFYNPPAYEMKKGTQNSHATLVDPRTGQIMPSLTELQRSAAPLDEFRQGTEYQPYILQELRSSALHKQGSEPSRNLLMNTNAGLRKEHTAKWEVVSEHEDIRSQDPSQPKENHKAVPVEIRRQGTEPSRRILIDTNTGMPKEQLGEMNRRVSGFYNPPAYEMKKGTQNSHATLVDPRTGQIKPSLTELQRSAAPLDEFRQGTEYQPYILQELRSSALHKQGSEPSRNLLMNTNASLLKEHQNKKDSSRHKENHKAVPVEIRRQGTEPSRRILIDTNTGMPKEQLGEMNRRVSGFYNPGPIEKRQGTEPSRRFLMDMDTGMLKHEVGEMNRRVSGFYNPPSYEMKKGTQNSHATLVDPRTGQIMPSLTELQRSAAPLDEFRQGTEYQPHTLQELRMHDIMTAGGRRLAAFIQTA, translated from the exons ATGAGATCCTTGTTGTGTGAG GGTCATATCAGGATGCTCAGGGTCTTGCTGCTCCTGCTGGCTGCGTCTG GTCTCCACGCAAGACCACTGCACCGATTCCCAAATGGTAGATTAAAACAAATAGGGCCACAAATGGTCCAAGATGAACACAGGGATAACTCAGTTCTGAAGCTCACGAACACTGATGTGAAACCCATGAAGCAATTACCAGTTCCCGCTGAGTTCTGCAGGCAGGGAACAGAACCTTCCAGACGCTTCCTGATGGATCTGAACACTGGGATGATCAAGCATGGAGTTGGTGAAATGAACAGAAGAGTTTCGGGAT TGGATGAGTTCAGGCAAGGCACTGAGAAGCAGATGCACACCCTGCAGGAGCTCAGGATGCGTCCCGTGATGAGATCGCAGTACAGCGCTCAGAGCGAAAAACACGAGCAGAGAGCGATCCCTGACGAGGTCTACAGAAAAGGCACTGACGCATCCCAGAATATCCTGATGGACCTGAACACCGGTCTGCTCAAAGAACACAGGGACGAGACGGACAGGAGATCAGCCGGCT CAGCTAAATGGGAAGTGGTTTCTGAGCATGAGGACATAAGAAGCCAAGACTCTTCTCAACCTAAGGAGAACCACAAAGCAGTTCCTGTTGAGATCCGCAGACAGGGCACAGAACCTTCCAGACGGATCCTGATCGACACAAACACTGGGATGCCCAAGGAGCAACTCGGCGAAATGAACAGAAGAGTTTCCGgct TCTACAATCCAGGCCCTATTGAGAAGAGACAGGGAACAGAACCTTCCAGACGATTCCTGATGGACATGGACACTGGGATGCTCAAGCACGAAGTTAGCGAAATGAACAGAAGAGTTTCTGGCT TCTACAATCCTCCAGCTTACGAGATGAAGAAGGGAACCCAGAATTCTCACGCCACTCTCGTGGATCCCAGAACAGGACAAATAATGCCATCTCTAACAGAGCTGCAGAGGAGCGCTGCTCCAT TGGATGAGTTCAGACAAGGCACTGAGTACCAGCCGTACATCCTACAGGAGCTCAGATCGAGTGCGCTGCACAAACAAGGCTCTGAACCTTCCAGAAACCTCCTGATGAATACGAACGCCGGTCTACGTAAAGAACACA CAGCTAAATGGGAAGTGGTTTCTGAGCATGAGGACATAAGAAGCCAAGACCCTTCTCAACCTAAGGAGAACCACAAAGCAGTTCCTGTTGAGATCCGCAGACAGGGCACAGAACCTTCCAGACGGATCCTGATCGACACAAACACTGGGATGCCCAAGGAGCAACTCGGCGAAATGAACAGAAGAGTTTCTGGCT TCTACAATCCTCCAGCTTACGAGATGAAGAAGGGAACCCAGAATTCTCACGCCACTCTCGTGGATCCCAGAACAGGACAAATAAAGCCATCTCTAACAGAGCTGCAGAGGAGCGCTGCACCAT TGGATGAGTTCAGACAAGGCACTGAGTACCAGCCGTACATCCTACAGGAGCTCAGATCGAGTGCGCTGCACAAACAAGGCTCTGAACCTTCCAGAAACCTCCTGATGAATACGAACGCCAGTCTACTTAAagaacaccaaaataaaaaggACTCTTCTAGACATAAGGAGAACCACAAAGCAGTTCCTGTTGAGATCCGCAGACAGGGCACAGAACCTTCCAGACGGATCCTGATCGACACAAACACTGGGATGCCCAAGGAGCAACTCGGCGAAATGAACAGAAGAGTTTCTGGCT TCTATAATCCAGGCCCTATTGAGAAGAGACAGGGAACAGAACCTTCCAGGCGATTCCTGATGGACATGGACACCGGGATGCTCAAGCACGAAGTTGGCGAAATGAACAGAAGGGTTTCTGGCT tCTACAATCCTCCATCTTACGAGATGAAGAAGGGAACCCAGAATTCTCACGCCACTCTCGTGGATCCCAGAACTGGACAAATAATGCCATCTCTAACAGAGCTGCAGAGGAGCGCTGCACCAT TGGATGAGTTCAGACAAGGCACCGAATACCAGCCGCACACCCTGCAGGAGCTCAGGATGCACGACATT atgaCAGCTGGCGGACGACGTTTGGCTGCGTTCATACAGACTGCATGA
- the wu:fa56d06 gene encoding uncharacterized protein wu:fa56d06 isoform X3 has protein sequence MLRVLLLLLAASGLHARPLHRFPNGRLKQIGPQMVQDEHRDNSVLKLTNTDVKPMKQLPVPAEFCRQGTEPSRRFLMDLNTGMIKHGVGEMNRRVSGLDEFRQGTEKQMHTLQELRMRPVMRSQYSAQSEKHEQRAIPDEVYRKGTDASQNILMDLNTGLLKEHRDETDRRSAGSAKWEVVSEHEDIRSQDSSQPKENHKAVPVEIRRQGTEPSRRILIDTNTGMPKEQLGEMNRRVSGFYNPGPIEKRQGTEPSRRFLMDMDTGMLKHEVSEMNRRVSGFYNPPAYEMKKGTQNSHATLVDPRTGQIMPSLTELQRSAAPLDEFRQGTEYQPYILQELRSSALHKQGSEPSRNLLMNTNAGLRKEHTAKWEVVSEHEDIRSQDPSQPKENHKAVPVEIRRQGTEPSRRILIDTNTGMPKEQLGEMNRRVSGFYNPGPIEKRQGTEPSRRFLMDMDTGMLKHEVGEMNRRVSGFYNPPAYEMKKGTQNSHATLVDPRTGQIKPSLTELQRSAAPLDEFRQGTEYQPYILQELRSSALHKQGSEPSRNLLMNTNASLLKEHQNKKDSSRHKENHKAVPVEIRRQGTEPSRRILIDTNTGMPKEQLGEMNRRVSGFYNPGPIEKRQGTEPSRRFLMDMDTGMLKHEVGEMNRRVSGFYNPPSYEMKKGTQNSHATLVDPRTGQIMPSLTELQRSAAPLDEFRQGTEYQPHTLQELRMHDIMTAGGRRLAAFIQTA, from the exons ATGCTCAGGGTCTTGCTGCTCCTGCTGGCTGCGTCTG GTCTCCACGCAAGACCACTGCACCGATTCCCAAATGGTAGATTAAAACAAATAGGGCCACAAATGGTCCAAGATGAACACAGGGATAACTCAGTTCTGAAGCTCACGAACACTGATGTGAAACCCATGAAGCAATTACCAGTTCCCGCTGAGTTCTGCAGGCAGGGAACAGAACCTTCCAGACGCTTCCTGATGGATCTGAACACTGGGATGATCAAGCATGGAGTTGGTGAAATGAACAGAAGAGTTTCGGGAT TGGATGAGTTCAGGCAAGGCACTGAGAAGCAGATGCACACCCTGCAGGAGCTCAGGATGCGTCCCGTGATGAGATCGCAGTACAGCGCTCAGAGCGAAAAACACGAGCAGAGAGCGATCCCTGACGAGGTCTACAGAAAAGGCACTGACGCATCCCAGAATATCCTGATGGACCTGAACACCGGTCTGCTCAAAGAACACAGGGACGAGACGGACAGGAGATCAGCCGGCT CAGCTAAATGGGAAGTGGTTTCTGAGCATGAGGACATAAGAAGCCAAGACTCTTCTCAACCTAAGGAGAACCACAAAGCAGTTCCTGTTGAGATCCGCAGACAGGGCACAGAACCTTCCAGACGGATCCTGATCGACACAAACACTGGGATGCCCAAGGAGCAACTCGGCGAAATGAACAGAAGAGTTTCCGgct TCTACAATCCAGGCCCTATTGAGAAGAGACAGGGAACAGAACCTTCCAGACGATTCCTGATGGACATGGACACTGGGATGCTCAAGCACGAAGTTAGCGAAATGAACAGAAGAGTTTCTGGCT TCTACAATCCTCCAGCTTACGAGATGAAGAAGGGAACCCAGAATTCTCACGCCACTCTCGTGGATCCCAGAACAGGACAAATAATGCCATCTCTAACAGAGCTGCAGAGGAGCGCTGCTCCAT TGGATGAGTTCAGACAAGGCACTGAGTACCAGCCGTACATCCTACAGGAGCTCAGATCGAGTGCGCTGCACAAACAAGGCTCTGAACCTTCCAGAAACCTCCTGATGAATACGAACGCCGGTCTACGTAAAGAACACA CAGCTAAATGGGAAGTGGTTTCTGAGCATGAGGACATAAGAAGCCAAGACCCTTCTCAACCTAAGGAGAACCACAAAGCAGTTCCTGTTGAGATCCGCAGACAGGGCACAGAACCTTCCAGACGGATCCTGATCGACACAAACACTGGGATGCCCAAGGAGCAACTCGGCGAAATGAACAGAAGAGTTTCTGGCT TCTACAATCCAGGCCCTATTGAGAAGAGACAGGGAACCGAACCTTCCAGACGATTCCTGATGGACATGGACACTGGGATGCTCAAGCACGAAGTTGGCGAAATGAACAGAAGGGTTTCTGGCT TCTACAATCCTCCAGCTTACGAGATGAAGAAGGGAACCCAGAATTCTCACGCCACTCTCGTGGATCCCAGAACAGGACAAATAAAGCCATCTCTAACAGAGCTGCAGAGGAGCGCTGCACCAT TGGATGAGTTCAGACAAGGCACTGAGTACCAGCCGTACATCCTACAGGAGCTCAGATCGAGTGCGCTGCACAAACAAGGCTCTGAACCTTCCAGAAACCTCCTGATGAATACGAACGCCAGTCTACTTAAagaacaccaaaataaaaaggACTCTTCTAGACATAAGGAGAACCACAAAGCAGTTCCTGTTGAGATCCGCAGACAGGGCACAGAACCTTCCAGACGGATCCTGATCGACACAAACACTGGGATGCCCAAGGAGCAACTCGGCGAAATGAACAGAAGAGTTTCTGGCT TCTATAATCCAGGCCCTATTGAGAAGAGACAGGGAACAGAACCTTCCAGGCGATTCCTGATGGACATGGACACCGGGATGCTCAAGCACGAAGTTGGCGAAATGAACAGAAGGGTTTCTGGCT tCTACAATCCTCCATCTTACGAGATGAAGAAGGGAACCCAGAATTCTCACGCCACTCTCGTGGATCCCAGAACTGGACAAATAATGCCATCTCTAACAGAGCTGCAGAGGAGCGCTGCACCAT TGGATGAGTTCAGACAAGGCACCGAATACCAGCCGCACACCCTGCAGGAGCTCAGGATGCACGACATT atgaCAGCTGGCGGACGACGTTTGGCTGCGTTCATACAGACTGCATGA